The following coding sequences lie in one Arthrobacter sp. SLBN-122 genomic window:
- the acsA gene encoding acetate--CoA ligase, whose amino-acid sequence MNTANTGARVEGSTRWLAISKDVAAFPVQPNMPDYDAARRGFTWDQARQALAGLPRGRGLNIAYEAVDRHVAEGRGGKEALRFVGADGGTRSLSYAGLAERSGRFAAMLKGLGVGRGERVFSLLGRSPELYAAVLGTFRNGSVFCPLFSAFGPEPVRQRLHLGDGRVLVTTKALYRKKVAPVRDFLPGLRHILLVDADGSPEPETLDLAELLAQADPTGEIAGTQPGDMALLHFTSGTTGTPKGAIHVHDAVTAHYATGRFALDLHPDDIYWCTADPGWVTGMSYGIIAPLVHGVTAIVDEEELDADRWYRILAEQRVTVWYTAPTALRMLMKAGAERAAGHDLSALRFIASVGEPLNPEAVVWGQDVLGLPVHDNWWQTETGGIMIANYPAMDIRPGSMGRPLPGIEAALVARDADGKLVIKDGQAVLVTGPDTVGELALRPGWPSMFRGYLNEEERYRRCFAGGWYLTGDLAKRDGDGYFWFVGRGDDVIKSSGHLIGPFEVESCLMEHPAVAEAGVIGVPDPVAGEVVKAFVELTPGNEPTEQLQLDIIGFARKRLGAAVAPRLLDFTTTLPKTRSGKILRRLLKSRELGLPEGDTSTLESPRGPAVTPTDRP is encoded by the coding sequence ATGAACACGGCAAACACCGGCGCCCGGGTGGAAGGATCCACGCGCTGGCTGGCCATCAGCAAGGACGTGGCCGCCTTCCCGGTCCAGCCCAACATGCCTGACTACGACGCCGCCCGGCGCGGCTTCACCTGGGACCAGGCGCGGCAGGCGCTGGCAGGGCTGCCCCGGGGCCGGGGACTGAACATCGCCTACGAGGCCGTGGACCGCCACGTGGCGGAAGGCCGCGGCGGCAAGGAAGCCCTGCGCTTCGTGGGGGCCGACGGCGGCACCCGGTCCCTGAGCTATGCCGGCCTTGCGGAGCGGTCCGGCAGGTTCGCGGCCATGCTCAAGGGCCTTGGGGTGGGCCGCGGCGAGCGGGTCTTCTCACTCCTGGGCCGCAGCCCGGAACTGTATGCCGCCGTGCTGGGCACCTTCCGGAACGGCAGTGTCTTTTGCCCGCTCTTCTCCGCCTTCGGCCCCGAACCGGTACGGCAGCGGCTGCACCTCGGCGACGGCCGGGTGCTGGTGACCACCAAGGCCCTTTACCGCAAAAAGGTGGCGCCCGTACGGGACTTCCTTCCCGGACTCCGCCACATCCTGCTGGTGGACGCGGACGGCAGCCCGGAACCGGAAACCCTTGACCTGGCAGAACTCCTGGCCCAGGCGGACCCCACCGGGGAGATCGCCGGTACCCAACCCGGCGACATGGCGCTGCTGCACTTCACCAGCGGCACCACGGGCACGCCCAAGGGTGCCATCCACGTCCATGACGCCGTCACCGCCCACTACGCCACGGGCCGCTTCGCCCTGGACCTGCACCCTGACGACATCTACTGGTGCACCGCCGACCCCGGATGGGTGACCGGTATGTCCTACGGCATCATCGCGCCGCTGGTGCACGGGGTCACCGCCATTGTGGATGAGGAGGAACTGGACGCGGACCGGTGGTACCGGATCCTCGCGGAGCAGCGCGTCACGGTCTGGTACACCGCCCCCACCGCGCTGCGGATGCTGATGAAGGCCGGCGCGGAAAGAGCGGCCGGGCATGACCTCTCGGCGCTGCGTTTTATCGCCAGCGTGGGGGAGCCGCTGAACCCGGAAGCGGTGGTGTGGGGCCAGGACGTCCTGGGCCTGCCGGTGCACGACAACTGGTGGCAGACCGAGACCGGCGGCATCATGATCGCCAACTATCCCGCCATGGACATCCGCCCCGGCTCCATGGGCCGGCCGCTGCCCGGGATCGAGGCGGCCCTGGTGGCCCGCGACGCCGACGGCAAACTCGTCATCAAGGACGGCCAGGCGGTCCTGGTCACCGGGCCGGACACCGTGGGGGAGCTGGCGCTGCGCCCCGGCTGGCCGTCCATGTTCCGCGGCTACCTCAACGAGGAGGAGCGCTACCGGCGCTGCTTCGCCGGCGGCTGGTACCTCACCGGGGACCTGGCAAAGCGCGACGGCGACGGCTACTTCTGGTTCGTGGGCCGCGGCGACGACGTGATCAAGTCCTCCGGCCACCTGATCGGCCCCTTCGAAGTGGAGAGCTGCCTCATGGAGCACCCGGCGGTGGCCGAAGCCGGCGTGATCGGGGTGCCGGACCCCGTGGCCGGCGAGGTGGTCAAGGCGTTCGTGGAACTCACGCCCGGGAACGAGCCCACGGAGCAGCTGCAACTGGACATCATCGGGTTCGCGCGGAAACGGCTGGGCGCCGCCGTGGCGCCCCGGCTGCTGGACTTCACCACCACCCTGCCCAAGACGCGCAGCGGCAAGATCCTGCGGCGGCTCCTGAAATCGCGTGAACTGGGGCTGCCCGAAGGCGACACCTCAACGCTGGAATCCCCGCGGGGACCGGCCGTGACGCCGACGGACCGGCCATGA
- a CDS encoding phosphoribosyltransferase family protein — protein MAAFHDRSDAGRRLGKRLAGLRGRDVVVLGLPRGGVPVAFEVAKALEAPLDVIVVRKLGVPFQPEVAMGAIGEGGVRVLDPRTISMARVSQEDLEQVEQQERALLESRVERFRQGRRRLDLTGRTVVIVDDGIATGSTAKVACQVARQLGAAKVVLAVPVAPARAIVELKEPDDVVCLLSPQDFKAVGYYYHDFSPTDDGEVVQLLDAAAPAPHHSGGERVHGSLADDVDIPAGGVVLRGSLYLPARCDGTVLFAHGSGSSRHSPRNRFVASVLHAAGLGTLLLDLLTPEEEVSRANVFDIGLLAQRLSSATHWLEARHDGSAGRIGYFGASTGAGAALWAAAEPGAEVAAVVSRGGRPDLAGPRLAAVKAPTLLIVGGADDQVLALNRQAMAAMQAPTRLEIIPGATHLFEEPGTLAMAASLAADWFRQYLLPSPVGRSRPEARG, from the coding sequence ATGGCTGCCTTTCATGACAGGTCCGACGCCGGGCGGCGGCTGGGCAAGCGGCTCGCCGGCCTGCGTGGCCGGGACGTGGTGGTGCTGGGCCTGCCCCGCGGCGGCGTCCCCGTGGCATTCGAGGTGGCAAAGGCCCTCGAGGCGCCGCTTGACGTGATCGTGGTACGGAAACTAGGCGTTCCGTTCCAGCCCGAGGTGGCCATGGGAGCCATCGGGGAGGGCGGCGTCCGGGTCCTGGATCCGCGCACCATCTCCATGGCCCGGGTTTCCCAGGAGGACCTGGAACAGGTGGAACAGCAGGAGCGGGCACTGCTGGAAAGCAGGGTGGAACGGTTCCGCCAGGGACGCCGCCGCCTTGACCTCACCGGGCGCACCGTGGTGATCGTGGACGACGGCATCGCCACCGGCTCCACCGCAAAGGTTGCCTGCCAGGTGGCCCGGCAGCTCGGTGCGGCGAAGGTGGTCCTTGCCGTTCCTGTAGCCCCCGCACGTGCCATCGTTGAACTCAAGGAACCGGACGACGTCGTGTGCCTGCTCTCGCCCCAGGACTTCAAAGCCGTGGGCTACTACTACCACGACTTCTCGCCCACGGACGATGGCGAGGTGGTGCAGCTGCTTGATGCGGCTGCACCGGCTCCGCACCACAGCGGCGGGGAACGCGTGCACGGCAGTCTGGCGGACGACGTCGACATCCCGGCGGGCGGTGTTGTCCTGCGCGGCAGCCTCTACCTGCCGGCCAGGTGTGACGGCACCGTCCTTTTCGCGCACGGCAGCGGCAGCAGCCGCCACAGCCCCCGCAACCGCTTCGTGGCCTCCGTCCTGCACGCTGCGGGCCTGGGCACGCTGCTCCTCGACCTGCTCACGCCAGAAGAAGAGGTCAGCCGGGCCAACGTGTTCGACATCGGCCTGTTGGCCCAGCGGCTTTCCTCCGCAACCCACTGGCTCGAAGCGCGGCATGACGGTTCCGCCGGCCGGATCGGCTACTTCGGTGCCAGCACCGGAGCCGGCGCCGCGCTGTGGGCCGCAGCCGAGCCCGGCGCCGAGGTGGCCGCCGTCGTCTCCCGCGGTGGCCGCCCGGACCTGGCCGGGCCGCGGCTCGCGGCCGTGAAAGCCCCCACCCTCTTGATTGTCGGCGGCGCCGACGACCAGGTGCTGGCCCTGAACCGCCAGGCTATGGCGGCCATGCAGGCCCCCACCCGGCTGGAGATCATCCCCGGGGCCACCCACCTCTTCGAGGAACCAGGCACCCTGGCCATGGCAGCGAGTCTGGCTGCGGACTGGTTCCGGCAGTACCTCCTGCCGTCCCCAGTGGGACGGTCCAGGCCGGAGGCCAGGGGATGA
- a CDS encoding SPW repeat domain-containing protein → MKKWYRWQDYVTVAAGLFTAIAVLWTRQQNMSTTFMLLFGGLLIISGVINLAMPGTPVMEYAQAALAALLILSPWMGTYTGAMGAAWTSWIAGAVALVVTAAAIKPSTDAHHNFRMSH, encoded by the coding sequence GTGAAAAAGTGGTATCGGTGGCAGGACTACGTAACGGTTGCCGCCGGTCTCTTCACCGCCATCGCGGTCCTGTGGACACGGCAGCAGAATATGTCCACCACCTTCATGCTCCTCTTCGGCGGACTCCTGATCATCAGCGGCGTCATCAACCTGGCCATGCCCGGAACACCGGTCATGGAATACGCCCAGGCTGCGCTTGCCGCGTTGCTGATCCTCTCGCCGTGGATGGGCACCTACACCGGCGCCATGGGCGCTGCGTGGACATCCTGGATTGCGGGCGCTGTTGCGCTGGTGGTCACGGCCGCGGCCATTAAGCCCAGCACGGATGCCCATCACAATTTCCGCATGTCGCACTAG
- a CDS encoding alkaline phosphatase family protein, protein MELRSAPRAKARRWPVPALLLVAPLLVSLLAGCQPATPAPAPSPSRSIQQKPATRSGTPGHVFVINLENKGYDSVWGSSSPAPYLSESLRDQGVLLENYYGIGHNSLPNYLAQISGQPPNNSTRQDCPTYTAFKATGTGPAGTLKGNGCVYPKDTQTVAGQLTAQGKTWKGYMEDMQQPCEHPALGEPDNHIRATPDEEYSTHHNPFVYFRSVISSGDCARNVVNLSDLADDLKSVATTPDLAYITPNLCHDGHDASCADGSRGGLAAADAWLKDQVPAILSSPAYKQDGMLVITFDETDGGTAGPSAGDAGSPAGGAAGGKVGALVLSPFSAAGASSDQPYNHYSLLATIEDLFHLPRLGMAADPGVKAFGGDVFERAS, encoded by the coding sequence ATGGAACTCCGTTCAGCTCCCCGGGCGAAGGCCCGCCGATGGCCGGTTCCCGCCCTGCTCCTGGTGGCGCCCCTGTTGGTATCTCTTCTGGCCGGCTGCCAACCGGCCACCCCCGCGCCTGCTCCTTCGCCGTCCCGCAGCATCCAACAGAAGCCGGCAACCCGGTCGGGCACCCCCGGACACGTGTTCGTCATCAACCTCGAAAACAAGGGCTATGACTCGGTGTGGGGTAGCAGCTCCCCTGCCCCGTATCTGTCCGAATCCCTCCGGGACCAGGGCGTACTGCTGGAGAACTACTACGGCATCGGCCACAACTCGCTGCCCAACTACCTGGCCCAGATTTCCGGCCAGCCGCCCAACAACAGCACCCGGCAGGACTGCCCCACCTACACCGCGTTCAAGGCCACCGGTACCGGTCCGGCCGGCACGCTCAAGGGCAACGGCTGCGTCTACCCAAAGGACACCCAGACCGTGGCCGGGCAGCTGACCGCCCAGGGCAAAACGTGGAAGGGCTACATGGAGGACATGCAGCAGCCCTGTGAGCACCCGGCCCTCGGGGAACCCGACAACCACATCCGGGCCACCCCGGACGAGGAATACTCCACGCACCACAATCCCTTTGTCTACTTCCGCTCCGTCATCTCGTCCGGGGACTGTGCCAGGAACGTGGTCAACCTGTCTGACCTTGCGGACGACCTGAAATCCGTGGCCACCACTCCGGACCTGGCCTACATCACGCCCAACCTGTGCCACGACGGACACGATGCCAGCTGCGCCGACGGCAGCCGGGGAGGCCTGGCGGCAGCGGACGCGTGGCTCAAGGACCAAGTGCCCGCCATCCTGTCGTCCCCCGCGTACAAGCAGGACGGCATGCTGGTGATCACCTTCGACGAGACTGACGGGGGCACCGCCGGCCCTTCGGCGGGAGATGCGGGAAGTCCTGCCGGGGGTGCCGCCGGAGGCAAGGTGGGCGCCCTGGTCCTCTCCCCGTTCAGTGCAGCGGGCGCATCGTCGGACCAGCCCTACAACCACTACAGCCTGCTGGCCACCATCGAGGATCTCTTCCACCTCCCGCGGCTGGGAATGGCGGCAGACCCCGGCGTGAAGGCCTTCGGCGGCGACGTCTTCGAGCGGGCGTCCTAA
- a CDS encoding alpha-ketoacid dehydrogenase subunit beta: protein MKTTYREAMRAGLRDAMQRDERVFLMGEDVGRYGGSFAVSLGLLEEFGPERIRDTPLSESGFVGAGIGAALGGMRPVVEIMTVNFSLLALDQIINNAATLLHMSGGQFNVPIVIRMTTGAGRQLGAQHSHSLEGWYAHIPGLRILAPATLADARGMLWTALQDPDPVLIFEHGSLYNMAGELDDDAGAVDIDKAAVLRRADGQGDSGDTLTLITYGGTLPMVLDAAEQLAGEGIDADVIDLRTLRPLDAHTVVDSVARTHRAVVVDEGWRSGSISAEISARICEQAFFDLDAPVERVCSLEVPVPYAKHLEEAALPSVKRVVAAARRAVGANA from the coding sequence ATGAAAACCACCTACCGGGAAGCCATGCGCGCGGGCCTCCGCGACGCCATGCAGCGCGACGAACGGGTGTTCCTCATGGGCGAGGACGTGGGCCGGTACGGCGGAAGCTTTGCGGTCAGCCTGGGACTGCTGGAGGAGTTCGGGCCGGAGCGGATCCGTGACACCCCGCTGTCGGAGTCCGGGTTCGTGGGCGCCGGGATCGGGGCTGCGCTGGGCGGGATGCGTCCCGTCGTCGAAATCATGACCGTCAACTTCAGCCTGCTGGCGCTGGACCAGATCATCAACAACGCCGCCACCCTGCTGCACATGTCCGGCGGCCAGTTCAACGTGCCCATCGTCATCCGGATGACCACCGGCGCCGGACGGCAGCTCGGCGCCCAGCACTCGCACAGCCTGGAGGGCTGGTACGCGCACATTCCCGGGCTGCGGATCCTGGCGCCGGCCACGCTGGCTGATGCCCGCGGCATGCTGTGGACCGCCCTCCAGGACCCCGACCCGGTGCTGATTTTCGAACACGGCTCGCTGTACAACATGGCAGGGGAACTTGACGACGACGCCGGGGCGGTGGACATCGACAAGGCAGCGGTCCTGCGCCGGGCGGACGGCCAGGGGGACAGCGGGGACACCCTGACGCTCATCACGTACGGCGGCACCCTGCCCATGGTGCTGGACGCCGCCGAGCAGCTGGCCGGGGAGGGCATTGACGCCGACGTCATCGACCTTCGCACCCTCCGCCCGCTGGATGCGCACACCGTCGTAGACAGTGTGGCCAGGACGCACCGCGCGGTGGTGGTGGACGAGGGCTGGCGCAGCGGCAGCATCTCCGCCGAGATCTCGGCCAGGATCTGTGAGCAGGCCTTCTTCGACCTCGACGCCCCCGTGGAACGCGTCTGCAGCCTTGAGGTGCCCGTCCCCTACGCCAAGCACCTGGAGGAGGCAGCGCTGCCGTCCGTGAAACGGGTGGTGGCCGCGGCGCGAAGGGCCGTGGGGGCCAATGCCTGA
- a CDS encoding MFS transporter, which yields MPGKATPRYDAGSPGAVLGLRQNLAQFMLLVAVNALVGGTLGQERTVLPLLASQAFHLDLYTRALTYILAFGLSKAAMNYFAGTLSDRYGRKPVLVAGWLAAVPVPLMLIFGPSWGWIVAANVLLGISQGLTWSTAVIMKMDLVGSRQRGLAMGFNEAAGYLGVAVTALATGYLATAYGLRPAPFLLGAAYIALGLGLTVLAVRETHHHARTEASQHAGAHGSAHAGLTTGQVFTLTSFKDRSLSAASQAGLVNNLNDGLAWGLFPVLFAGAGLSLGEIGILAAAYPAAWGAAQLVTGAASDLWGRKWFITAGMLVQAVALGITASAHGFGAWLAAAVVLGLGTAMVYPTLLAAVGDVTHPAWRARSVGVYRLWRDGGFAVGALLSGVLADLYGIPAAIAAVAVLTAASGVVVAVRMRGNDHAAG from the coding sequence ATGCCCGGCAAAGCTACCCCCCGTTACGATGCCGGTTCGCCCGGCGCTGTACTGGGCCTGCGGCAGAACCTGGCGCAGTTCATGCTGCTGGTGGCCGTTAACGCCCTGGTGGGCGGCACCCTGGGCCAGGAACGCACGGTCCTCCCCCTGCTCGCATCCCAGGCATTCCACCTGGACCTGTACACCCGTGCGCTGACGTACATCCTGGCCTTCGGCCTGTCCAAGGCCGCCATGAACTACTTCGCCGGCACGCTCTCGGACCGCTACGGCCGTAAACCCGTCCTCGTGGCGGGCTGGCTGGCCGCGGTACCCGTCCCCCTCATGCTCATCTTCGGGCCGTCCTGGGGATGGATCGTTGCGGCCAACGTGCTGCTCGGCATCAGCCAGGGCCTCACCTGGTCCACGGCCGTGATCATGAAGATGGACCTCGTGGGCTCCCGGCAGCGCGGACTGGCCATGGGCTTCAACGAGGCCGCGGGCTACCTGGGAGTGGCCGTCACCGCACTCGCCACCGGCTATCTGGCCACCGCATACGGGCTCCGACCTGCCCCGTTCCTGCTCGGCGCCGCGTACATCGCCCTGGGCCTGGGCCTGACAGTCCTGGCCGTCCGGGAGACCCACCACCATGCCAGGACCGAGGCCTCGCAACATGCCGGCGCCCACGGCAGCGCCCACGCCGGCCTCACTACCGGCCAGGTTTTCACCCTCACCAGCTTCAAGGACCGTTCCCTGTCCGCAGCCAGCCAGGCGGGCCTGGTCAACAACCTCAATGACGGCCTGGCCTGGGGCCTCTTCCCCGTCCTGTTCGCCGGTGCGGGGTTGAGCCTTGGCGAGATCGGCATCCTGGCCGCCGCCTACCCTGCCGCCTGGGGCGCCGCCCAACTGGTCACCGGCGCCGCGTCAGACCTGTGGGGCCGCAAATGGTTTATCACGGCCGGCATGTTGGTCCAGGCCGTCGCCCTGGGCATCACCGCCTCAGCGCACGGCTTCGGGGCCTGGCTCGCCGCCGCCGTCGTCCTGGGCCTAGGAACCGCCATGGTCTACCCCACCCTGCTCGCCGCCGTCGGCGACGTCACCCATCCGGCCTGGCGGGCCCGCTCGGTGGGTGTCTACCGGCTGTGGCGCGACGGCGGATTCGCCGTCGGTGCCCTCCTGTCCGGCGTCCTCGCCGACCTGTACGGCATCCCTGCCGCCATCGCCGCCGTCGCGGTGCTCACCGCAGCCTCCGGCGTGGTGGTTGCCGTCCGGATGCGCGGGAACGACCACGCCGCGGGCTGA
- the pdhA gene encoding pyruvate dehydrogenase (acetyl-transferring) E1 component subunit alpha, producing MSTLRGQTVPDPEHALHLLRQMLRVRRLEEKCIELYSAAKIRGFLHVYIGEEAVAAGVMETLSPEDAVVATYREHGHALLRGVSAGAILAEMYGHAEGCCRGRGGSMHLFDAATRFYGGNAIVAGGLPLAVGLALADRMAGRQRVTVCFFGEGAVAEGEFHESMNLAALWQLPVLFCCENNLYAMGTALGRSESQTDIALKAAGYEISAWAVDGMDVLAVEEAARRAVDAVRSGGGPHFLELRTYRFRAHSMFDPELYREKSEVSRWMERDPLSLLRGTMQAAGQLPEETWAALTADVDAEISTAVGFAENGTPEPVSELTRFVYSDRTDDGSTGTAATGGGQAGKGGAAR from the coding sequence ATGAGCACCCTGAGGGGCCAGACCGTCCCGGATCCGGAACACGCCCTGCACCTCCTGCGGCAGATGCTGCGGGTGCGCCGGCTCGAGGAAAAATGCATCGAGCTGTACAGCGCCGCCAAGATCCGCGGCTTCCTGCACGTCTACATCGGCGAGGAAGCCGTGGCCGCCGGGGTCATGGAAACCCTTTCGCCGGAGGACGCGGTGGTGGCCACGTACCGTGAACACGGCCATGCCCTCCTGCGCGGCGTCTCGGCAGGGGCCATCCTCGCCGAAATGTACGGGCACGCCGAGGGATGCTGCCGCGGCCGCGGCGGCTCCATGCATCTCTTCGACGCCGCCACCCGCTTCTACGGCGGAAACGCCATCGTGGCAGGCGGCCTGCCGCTCGCCGTTGGGCTGGCGCTCGCGGACCGGATGGCCGGACGCCAGCGGGTGACCGTCTGCTTCTTCGGCGAAGGGGCCGTGGCCGAAGGCGAGTTCCACGAAAGCATGAACCTGGCAGCACTGTGGCAGCTGCCGGTGCTGTTCTGCTGCGAAAACAACCTCTACGCCATGGGAACCGCGCTGGGCCGCTCCGAATCCCAGACGGACATCGCCCTAAAGGCCGCCGGGTATGAGATTTCCGCCTGGGCCGTGGACGGCATGGACGTGCTCGCTGTCGAGGAAGCTGCCCGGCGCGCGGTGGACGCCGTCCGGTCCGGCGGCGGACCGCACTTCCTGGAGCTGCGCACCTACCGGTTCCGAGCCCATTCCATGTTCGATCCGGAGCTGTACCGGGAGAAATCCGAGGTGTCCCGGTGGATGGAACGGGACCCCCTCAGCCTGCTGCGGGGGACCATGCAGGCGGCGGGGCAGCTGCCGGAGGAGACATGGGCTGCGCTCACGGCGGACGTGGACGCGGAGATCAGCACGGCGGTCGGATTCGCCGAGAACGGGACGCCGGAACCGGTGTCCGAACTCACCCGGTTCGTCTACAGCGACCGGACCGATGACGGCAGTACAGGTACCGCGGCCACCGGCGGCGGCCAGGCAGGGAAAGGCGGGGCGGCACGATGA
- a CDS encoding 2-oxo acid dehydrogenase subunit E2 produces the protein MPELRMPSLGADMEHGKVVEWLVKPGDYIHKGDLVAAVDTDKTVMDIESFQEGVVAEFLVDIGDTVDVGTPIARITATPAELPPPLTSGANSPDARSPLTAEEPTPAHRSAGSGPAEHDAKVPPPVRHLAHTLGVDVGRISGSGPGGEVVRADVERAAAASVTKAPAAPPVAAEAPAAPAAETHRVRSSPLARRLAAELGVDLHAVTGTGPGGAVTEDDVLSAVPPRGRAPKEQSPNVQGAEKPAEAPPSETPRPEARPKPMAEASGRKQPTAAGGKAESLRQAIGALMSRSKREIPHYYLSTTLDLAAAMAWMQVANQQRPVSSRLVPSALLLKATAIAAKEVPDMNGFFTKGAFQPSNSVHLGVAVALRHGGLVAPALHDAHTLSLDQLMDQLRDLVSRARAGRLQRAEMADPTITVTNLGDLGVESVYGVIYPPQVAMVGFGKVLEQPWAHNGMLGTRHAAIATLSADHRVSDGLRGGRFLARIDELLQKPEEL, from the coding sequence ATGCCTGAACTCCGGATGCCGTCCCTCGGCGCGGACATGGAGCACGGCAAGGTGGTGGAGTGGCTGGTCAAGCCCGGGGACTACATCCACAAGGGCGACCTGGTGGCGGCCGTGGACACGGATAAGACCGTCATGGACATCGAGTCGTTCCAGGAAGGCGTGGTGGCCGAGTTCCTGGTGGACATCGGCGACACCGTGGACGTGGGCACCCCCATCGCCCGGATCACCGCCACCCCCGCCGAACTGCCACCCCCGCTCACCTCTGGCGCCAATTCCCCCGACGCCCGCTCACCTTTGACAGCTGAAGAGCCAACGCCCGCTCACCGCAGCGCCGGGTCCGGGCCGGCGGAACACGACGCAAAGGTCCCGCCGCCGGTGCGGCACCTTGCGCACACGCTGGGGGTCGACGTCGGACGCATCAGCGGCAGCGGGCCCGGCGGTGAAGTGGTGAGGGCCGACGTCGAACGCGCCGCGGCAGCGTCCGTCACCAAAGCCCCGGCTGCTCCACCAGTGGCTGCCGAAGCGCCCGCTGCGCCGGCGGCTGAAACCCACCGCGTGCGGTCGTCCCCGCTGGCCCGGCGGCTGGCCGCAGAACTCGGCGTCGACCTCCACGCGGTCACGGGGACAGGCCCGGGAGGCGCGGTGACGGAAGATGACGTGCTCTCCGCGGTGCCGCCCCGGGGACGGGCACCCAAGGAACAGTCACCCAACGTACAGGGCGCGGAAAAGCCGGCGGAAGCACCGCCGTCGGAAACCCCACGGCCGGAAGCCCGGCCCAAACCCATGGCGGAGGCGTCCGGGCGGAAGCAGCCGACGGCGGCCGGCGGCAAGGCGGAGAGCCTGCGGCAGGCGATCGGCGCGCTGATGTCCCGGTCCAAGCGGGAGATCCCGCACTATTACCTCTCCACCACGCTGGACCTGGCGGCCGCGATGGCGTGGATGCAGGTAGCAAACCAGCAGCGGCCCGTGTCATCGCGCCTGGTTCCGTCCGCCCTGCTGCTGAAGGCGACCGCGATTGCGGCGAAGGAGGTGCCGGACATGAACGGCTTCTTCACCAAAGGTGCGTTCCAGCCCAGCAACAGCGTGCACCTGGGCGTGGCGGTGGCCCTGCGGCACGGCGGGCTGGTGGCGCCGGCCCTGCACGACGCCCACACGCTCAGCCTGGACCAGCTCATGGACCAGCTGCGTGACCTGGTCAGCCGCGCCAGGGCCGGCCGGCTGCAGCGCGCCGAGATGGCCGACCCCACCATCACCGTGACCAACCTGGGCGATCTCGGCGTCGAAAGCGTGTACGGGGTGATCTACCCGCCGCAGGTAGCCATGGTGGGCTTCGGCAAGGTGCTGGAGCAGCCGTGGGCGCACAACGGAATGCTCGGCACCCGGCACGCCGCCATCGCCACCCTGTCCGCGGACCACCGGGTGAGCGACGGGCTGCGCGGCGGCCGTTTCCTGGCCCGCATCGACGAACTGCTGCAGAAACCGGAGGAACTGTGA
- a CDS encoding acyl carrier protein: protein MNQQDARQAVEAAIGKVAPDVEPEDLEGSARLRQDLELDSLDFLHLVEVIAGSTGVDIPEADYPAVATVDGLVTYVAGHG from the coding sequence GTGAACCAACAGGACGCACGCCAGGCGGTGGAGGCGGCGATCGGGAAAGTAGCCCCTGACGTCGAACCCGAAGACCTGGAAGGCAGCGCAAGGCTGCGCCAGGACCTGGAACTGGACTCGCTGGATTTCCTCCACCTGGTGGAGGTCATTGCGGGCTCCACGGGCGTGGACATTCCGGAGGCCGACTACCCTGCGGTGGCAACGGTGGACGGGCTGGTCACGTACGTCGCCGGGCACGGGTAA